GTTCAGGGACGGGATGACACCGGCGTCGCGGATGACGTGGAAGGCGATCTGGTGCCGGAAGGGCAGTGCGACCAGCGCGCCGTCGTCGGTGATCTGCTGCCCGGTGACCTGGCGGACGAGCGCGTCCAGCACGAGGACGCGGCTGGCCGTGTAGAAGGAGTCGCCCACCACCACCTCCAGGCGCATGCCCCCGGCGTCCTTGATGGTCTGGTGGCCCTCCACGGGGAGGTCCCGCAGATTGGCCATCGCGCGCTCGCGCAGCACCGGCACGTCCCCGAGCGGCTCGAGGGCGTCGTCGGTCAGGATCATCACGCTCTCGGGCAGGTCGAGCGCGAGCACCTCGCTCAGTCCCGGCGCGAGTGCGCGGGCGTAGCGGAACGTTTCCCTGTCCAGGCCCTCGGAGCCGATCACCCGCGGGTACAGCTGGGACCGGATCTGGTCGGGCGGCAGGGTGTCGAGCGCGGACGGCGCGTCCATGGTGCGCAGCACCATGCCGACGTGGCCGCGGATGACCTTGGGCCAGACGCGGGGGCCCCGCTCCTCGTTGTGGCACACCGCGGCGAGGTTGCCGAGCCCGAACTGGCGTCCGGCGCTGTCGGTGACGACGTCGGAGTAGACGGTGACCTCCAGGCCGCGCTCGGCGAACGCCTCCCGGACCTGGCCGCGGAAGCGTGCACCCTCCGCCACCGAGAAGAAGGCGAACTCCGCGTCCCGGGGCGCGTCCTCCCCGTCCCGCTTCGGCCCTCGCCGGAACAGCCTCACGTCGGCCCCCGCTCATCCTGTGTGGGATCGGATCCTGATTGCTCGGGTGTTGCGTGTGCTCGGTTTTCCTCTGGGTGTGCTCAGGTTTCGAGCGTACCGACCGCACCACGGGCCCCGCTTGCCAGACCCGGGCGACGCCCGCGCGCCCCTCGGGGCCACGGGGCCACGGGGCCGCATGCCTGCCGGTGCCGCGGCACGCCCTCGGGGTTCCCGAGCGGACGTCCACCGGCCGGGCCGGGTCCCGGGGAGGGTGTGCGGCGGTCAGTCCCCGGCGTTCCTCTCGCGCGATTGGACGGTGAACCCGGCCAGGAAGAGGGTGAGCCAGCGGTCCCGTACGGCGGGCTCCTGGTCGGTGGGGGCGGTGAGGATGAGCATCAGGAAATCGTCGACGGTGACGTCGGGGTGGAGGTCCCCGTCGGACACGGCGGCGGCGATGATCCGCTCCATCGCGCCCCTGAACCGCTCTTCCTGCTGCTCGGTCCAGTGTGCGGCGCCCAGGGTCTGGGCCGCCGCCTTGACGCTGCGGTCCCGGGCCGACGCCTCGACCGTGCGCTCGGCCAGGCGGGTGATCTCCGCCATCGCCCGGGAGCCCTCCCCGACCCGCGCAGCCGCGGCTTCGATCTCGCCGGTGATGATCTCGCTGTGCTCGGCGATGACGGCCCCCACCAGGTCCGTCTTGGTCGGGAAGTGGCGGTAGAGCGTGCCCACGGCCACGCCCGCCGCCTCGGCGATGGCGTCCATCGGGACGTCGGGCCCGTGGCGGGTGATCTGCTCGCGCGCGGCGGCCAGGATCTTCGTCCGGTTGCGGACGGCGTCGGCACGCAGGGGGCGGGAACCGGCCATCGGGTCCTCCAAGTCGGCCAGGGGGACGACCTCTCGCGCCGGGGTCCGCGGCGCCGCGTCCACGACAGGAACATGAATTGTAGTTCAGGATCACACTCCCTCCGCTTGCGCAAACATGAACCAGCACTCAGGATGATGGTGAGCCATGGTTCACTTTATTGCCGCCCCCAACCCCACCGGAGGACCCGCGATGCCGAACAAGGTCGCCCTGATCACCGGAGCTTCGTCCGGGATCGGCGAAGCCGCCGCCCTCGAACTGCACACCCGCGGATTCACCGTCTACGGCGCCGCCCGCCGCGTCGAGCGGATGTCCGCCCTGGCCGAGCGGGGGATCCGCACGATCGCCATGGATGTCACCGACGAGAACTCGCTGCGCGCCGGAGTGGACCGGATCGTGGCCGAGACCGGCCGGATCGACGTCCTCGTCAACAACGCCGGGTACGGCTCGTACGGCCCCGTCGAGGACGTGGCCCTGGACGAGGCCCGGTACCAGTTCGAGGTCAACGTCTTCGGCGCCGCCCGGCTGACCCAGCTCGTGCTGCCGCACATGCGCTCCCACCGCAGCGGCCGCATCATCAACATCACCTCGATGGGCGGCAGGATCCACACCCCGCTGGGCGCCTGGTACCACGGCACGAAGTTCGCGCTCGAAGGCTTCAGCGACTCCCTCCGCATGGAGGTCAGGCCCTTCGGCATCGACGTGGTCATCGTCGAGCCGGGCGCCATCCGTACCGAGTGGAGCGGAATCGCGGCCGACCGGCTCCGCAAGGTGAGCGGCGACAGCGCGTACGCCGCGCAGATCGAGTCCATGGCCGCGGCGCTGGAGTCGGAGAGCAACGCGCGCCGGTCCTCGTCCCCGTCGGTCGTCGCCCGCGCCATCGGCCGCGCCGCCACCAGCCGCCGCCCCAGGACCCGTTACGCGGTGGGCATGGGCGCCAAGCCGCTGATCCTGACCCGCCGCGTCCTGCCCGACCGGGCGTACGACGCACTCATCGGACGCGCGATGGGCAGCCTCGGCGCATAGCGCGGCCGGGCACGGACGGCTGTGTCAGTGGGGCCGGTTACGGTTCACGCATGACCGAGACGACCGTCGACGACCGCGCCTTCCCGGCTGCTCTGGCCGAGGTGGCCAAGGTGGAGTTCGTGTACGGAGAGGACGGCGACGGCGTCGACTTCGAGCCGTACGCCGCCTTCGACTCCGCGGAGAAGACGACCGACTGGCTGCGCCACTGGACCGGCAACCACGAACTGGACGGGGACGCCTTCCGGGTCTTCGGCCAGGACGGTTCCGGCGGCCTCGCCGCCATATGGTTCGCCCGCCCCGGCCGGCCGCCGGCCGAACAGCCCGCGGTGTTCATGGGTTCGGAGGGCGAGCGCGGCGTCGTGGCAGGGAACCTGTCGGACTTCCTCTGGGTGCTGGCCGACGGCATAGGCCCCTTGGAGGCCGTCGAGTTCGGGGAGCGCGAGGCACGTCCGAACGCCGACCCGGACCTGGCCGCCCTCGCCGAGCGGCACGCGACGGCCCCGCGCCGGGCCGCGGGGCAGATCATCGACGAGGCCGGCGCGGAATTCCCCACGTTCTCCGACGACATCGACGCGCTCTGCCGCTGAGGCGGGGGCCGTGCGCACGGCAGCGGGGCGGCTCAGACCTCAGGCACCAGGTCCCATCAGCACCGTCAGATGGGCGCGGTGCCGGCCGCGCGCCACCAGCCGGGCGTTGAGCTCGTCGGATTCGCGGACCCAGCGTTCGGCGTACGCGCGGTCCTTGCCGAAGCGGACGTGCCGGTCGACGAGCCGGGGCACCCGTACCGCGTCGGGCAGTTCCAGGTACCAGACCTCGTCGAGCAGCGCACGGATCCGCGACCAGGCCCCCTCGTCGTGCAGCAGGTAGTTGCCCTCGGTGACGATGAGTGGGACGTCCGGAGCGACCGGGATGCTGCC
The genomic region above belongs to Streptomyces marianii and contains:
- a CDS encoding TetR/AcrR family transcriptional regulator; its protein translation is MDAAPRTPAREVVPLADLEDPMAGSRPLRADAVRNRTKILAAAREQITRHGPDVPMDAIAEAAGVAVGTLYRHFPTKTDLVGAVIAEHSEIITGEIEAAAARVGEGSRAMAEITRLAERTVEASARDRSVKAAAQTLGAAHWTEQQEERFRGAMERIIAAAVSDGDLHPDVTVDDFLMLILTAPTDQEPAVRDRWLTLFLAGFTVQSRERNAGD
- a CDS encoding oxidoreductase, which produces MPNKVALITGASSGIGEAAALELHTRGFTVYGAARRVERMSALAERGIRTIAMDVTDENSLRAGVDRIVAETGRIDVLVNNAGYGSYGPVEDVALDEARYQFEVNVFGAARLTQLVLPHMRSHRSGRIINITSMGGRIHTPLGAWYHGTKFALEGFSDSLRMEVRPFGIDVVIVEPGAIRTEWSGIAADRLRKVSGDSAYAAQIESMAAALESESNARRSSSPSVVARAIGRAATSRRPRTRYAVGMGAKPLILTRRVLPDRAYDALIGRAMGSLGA
- a CDS encoding SMI1/KNR4 family protein — encoded protein: MTETTVDDRAFPAALAEVAKVEFVYGEDGDGVDFEPYAAFDSAEKTTDWLRHWTGNHELDGDAFRVFGQDGSGGLAAIWFARPGRPPAEQPAVFMGSEGERGVVAGNLSDFLWVLADGIGPLEAVEFGEREARPNADPDLAALAERHATAPRRAAGQIIDEAGAEFPTFSDDIDALCR